One segment of Actinomyces sp. 432 DNA contains the following:
- a CDS encoding DUF1972 domain-containing protein translates to MTADSTASVPRPDRLRIAMLGTRGVPARYGGFETAIEEVGRRLAERGHQVLVYSRNPEPDTPLPRLHQGMRVVELPALRKRSLETLSHTALSIRHLLARVHPDVAIVFNAANSPFLPALRAARIPVATHVDGLEWRRGKWGPTGRRYYRAAEALAVRYSDALIADAQGIADYYADEFKADTDLIAYGAPQIAVGTDRLAELGLQAGGFHLVVARFEIENHVDVIVDGYVRSQARLPLVVVGSAPYANEYTARIEQLADIRVRLLGGVWDQDLLDQLYAGALIYYHGHSVGGTNPSLLRAIGAGAAVDAFDVSFNREVLGDAGRYWGTAADVTALVGSAEADPDAQAHRGELSRGRAALYDWEQVTDRYEALCRRLAEQGPLHRRPSGRRTGAFPA, encoded by the coding sequence ATGACCGCTGATTCCACCGCCTCCGTCCCGCGGCCCGACCGACTGCGCATCGCCATGCTCGGCACCCGCGGCGTGCCCGCACGCTACGGGGGCTTCGAAACCGCCATCGAGGAGGTCGGTCGCCGCCTGGCCGAGCGGGGCCACCAGGTACTCGTCTACTCCCGCAACCCCGAACCGGACACGCCGCTGCCCCGCCTGCACCAGGGCATGCGGGTGGTGGAACTGCCGGCCCTGAGGAAGCGCTCCCTGGAGACGCTCTCCCACACGGCGCTGTCGATACGTCACCTGCTGGCACGCGTGCACCCGGACGTCGCCATCGTCTTCAACGCAGCCAACTCCCCCTTCCTGCCGGCCCTGCGCGCCGCCCGCATCCCCGTGGCCACCCACGTGGACGGCCTGGAGTGGCGGCGCGGCAAGTGGGGACCTACGGGCAGGCGCTACTACCGGGCGGCCGAGGCGCTGGCGGTGCGCTACTCGGACGCGCTGATCGCCGACGCCCAGGGCATCGCCGACTACTACGCCGATGAGTTCAAGGCGGATACGGACCTGATCGCCTACGGGGCGCCGCAGATCGCCGTCGGCACCGACCGCCTGGCCGAGCTGGGGCTGCAAGCCGGAGGGTTCCACCTGGTAGTGGCCCGCTTCGAGATCGAGAACCACGTGGACGTGATCGTGGACGGCTACGTCCGCTCGCAGGCACGCCTGCCGCTCGTAGTCGTCGGCTCGGCCCCCTACGCCAACGAATACACGGCCCGGATCGAGCAGCTGGCCGATATCCGTGTCCGCCTGCTCGGCGGCGTCTGGGACCAGGATTTGCTGGACCAGCTGTACGCGGGAGCCCTCATCTACTACCACGGGCACTCCGTGGGAGGCACCAACCCCTCACTGCTGCGGGCCATCGGCGCGGGGGCCGCCGTGGACGCCTTCGACGTGTCCTTCAACCGGGAGGTCCTCGGCGACGCCGGACGCTACTGGGGCACGGCCGCTGACGTCACCGCCCTGGTCGGCTCCGCGGAGGCCGATCCGGATGCGCAGGCACACCGCGGGGAGCTATCCCGCGGCCGGGCCGCCCTGTACGACTGGGAGCAGGTAACCGATCGCTACGAGGCGCTGTGCCGACGCCTGGCCGAGCAGGGGCCGCTACATCGGCGTCCCTCCGGCCGCAGGACGGGGGCGTTCCCCGCATGA
- a CDS encoding glycosyltransferase family 2 protein, whose translation MTDLSSTAVIVVNYGSHELLETNLVPLSPGAFARGGAPRVVVVDNATTPAERAAVISQARTHGWLTVLPDANLGFGAGVNRGIRAALDAGADTFVILNPDATIAPDQLAALVAHVQADPMTLVAPLIVDAADDPVFYGYRVDLTDGATRSPQAALVAGHRHAEWLTGACLAVSRRLWEAAGGLAEDYFLYWEDVDFSLRVLAAGGRLLNDTDIVARHVEGGTQRPSREPTAPDDAVGTDSGERSGGQRHSAAYYYWNVRNRLLLGTRWARRGELARWVRRTPQESWRILLRGGRRQLLTHPTTTLVPAVRGAIDGLRLVHRERFTQRERPNDR comes from the coding sequence ATGACAGACCTCTCCTCCACGGCAGTCATCGTCGTCAACTACGGATCGCACGAGCTTTTGGAGACTAACCTCGTCCCCCTCTCCCCCGGCGCTTTCGCCAGGGGTGGGGCGCCCAGGGTAGTGGTCGTGGACAACGCGACGACACCCGCCGAGCGCGCCGCCGTCATCTCCCAGGCGCGTACCCATGGCTGGCTGACGGTACTTCCCGACGCCAACCTGGGCTTCGGCGCCGGGGTGAACCGGGGAATCCGGGCCGCGCTCGACGCCGGCGCCGATACATTCGTCATCCTCAACCCGGACGCGACCATCGCCCCCGATCAGCTCGCCGCGCTTGTGGCGCATGTGCAGGCGGATCCGATGACGCTCGTGGCCCCCCTGATCGTCGACGCCGCCGATGATCCGGTCTTCTACGGGTATCGCGTGGACCTGACCGACGGCGCCACCCGGTCCCCGCAGGCCGCCCTGGTCGCGGGGCACCGGCACGCGGAGTGGCTGACCGGCGCCTGCCTCGCGGTCTCCCGTCGGCTGTGGGAGGCAGCCGGCGGCCTGGCGGAGGACTACTTCCTGTACTGGGAGGACGTCGACTTCTCCCTGCGCGTGCTGGCCGCCGGCGGGCGCCTGCTCAACGACACCGATATCGTCGCCCGCCATGTGGAGGGCGGCACGCAGCGCCCCAGCCGTGAGCCGACGGCCCCTGACGATGCGGTCGGCACCGATTCGGGTGAACGCTCAGGCGGGCAGCGCCACTCGGCCGCCTATTACTACTGGAACGTCCGCAACCGGCTGCTGCTGGGCACCCGCTGGGCGCGCCGCGGGGAACTGGCCCGCTGGGTGCGGCGCACCCCCCAGGAGTCCTGGCGGATCCTCCTGCGCGGCGGCCGCCGCCAGCTACTCACCCACCCCACCACCACTCTGGTGCCCGCCGTGCGCGGGGCAATCGACGGGCTGCGGCTCGTCCACCGGGAACGCTTCACCCAACGAGAGAGGCCTAATGACCGCTGA
- a CDS encoding glycosyltransferase family 2 protein, with protein MPAQPISLDVAVCTYRRPEGVAELVPQLLAQLDGVEELLDGGSARVVVVDNDAAGSARDRLAGQAQVGERLHVVVEPEPGLSAARNRALREASGRDLLVFIDDDERPREGWLASLVTTYRQTGAAAVTGPVEPVFEQRPDPWVASAPVFRRVRRPSGTPVHSAATNNLLLDLVVVRLLGLEFDPRFAFTGGEDTFFTRALAARAGALIWCDEAVVTESIPSERARREWVLNRARRNAETWAWVRLLDASGPRRAGRRLEFAARGALLWLIGSARALASLGASSDRQARRAQHEHRAAGGRGILRATLRGPTTAPYARTR; from the coding sequence ATGCCCGCACAGCCGATCAGCCTGGACGTGGCGGTGTGTACATATAGGCGGCCCGAGGGCGTGGCGGAGCTGGTGCCGCAGCTGCTGGCACAGCTCGATGGTGTAGAGGAGCTCCTGGACGGCGGCAGTGCCCGGGTGGTGGTTGTGGATAACGATGCCGCAGGAAGCGCCCGTGACCGTCTTGCCGGTCAGGCTCAGGTCGGAGAGCGGCTGCACGTGGTGGTGGAACCCGAGCCGGGACTGTCTGCGGCACGCAACCGCGCCCTGCGCGAGGCCTCCGGCCGGGATCTGCTGGTCTTCATTGACGACGACGAGCGGCCGCGCGAGGGGTGGCTGGCCTCGCTGGTGACGACGTACCGGCAGACGGGGGCGGCCGCGGTGACGGGGCCGGTGGAGCCGGTTTTTGAGCAGCGCCCGGATCCGTGGGTGGCATCTGCGCCGGTGTTCCGCCGGGTGCGTCGCCCCAGCGGGACACCCGTTCACAGTGCGGCCACCAACAACCTGCTGCTGGACCTAGTAGTGGTGCGCCTACTGGGCCTCGAATTTGATCCGCGCTTTGCTTTCACCGGCGGTGAGGACACTTTCTTCACCCGTGCGCTGGCCGCCCGCGCCGGTGCACTGATTTGGTGCGACGAGGCCGTGGTGACCGAGTCGATTCCCTCCGAGCGGGCCAGGCGCGAGTGGGTTCTCAACCGGGCCCGACGCAACGCCGAGACCTGGGCGTGGGTGCGGCTGCTGGATGCCAGTGGTCCGCGGCGCGCCGGGCGCCGCCTGGAGTTCGCCGCCCGGGGCGCCCTGCTGTGGCTGATCGGCTCGGCTCGCGCCCTGGCTTCCCTGGGCGCGAGCAGTGACCGCCAGGCGCGCCGGGCGCAGCATGAGCACCGTGCCGCGGGTGGCCGTGGCATCCTGCGGGCGACGCTGCGCGGGCCGACGACGGCGCCGTACGCGCGCACTCGCTAG